The region GATGGATGAGTCAAACACTCTAGACACAATGAATGCCATCCTAACACGAGGACCCCTTCCAGGTGCACCCTGGCAGTCCCATGGGCCTGGCTCCCATGAGGCACCTGTTCTTTGACCACATGGAGGCTGAGGGACTCTCGAGGGGCTGCCTTGCGCGCATACCCGAGGCAGGAGTGTGGACCGTGCCATGGCCCTAGCTACGGAGAAGGTCATCACTCCTCAGACCTGTACTCCTGACCCTGCTGCTGCATCCGGGACAGAACGCGCTTGTAGAACAGCAGGTAGGCACTGGAGGACAGGACCTCCTGCAGGCTGGCCTTGCGGACGGTGTCGTCAGAAACCCACAGCCACTGGTTGCTGGTTGAGAGAGGGCTCTTGGCTGAAGGTGGGGACCTTTGGTAAGTAACGAAGTGTCCAGAGTGCATGTCTCCGT is a window of Jaculus jaculus isolate mJacJac1 chromosome 13, mJacJac1.mat.Y.cur, whole genome shotgun sequence DNA encoding:
- the LOC123454146 gene encoding ubiquitin carboxyl-terminal hydrolase 30-like → MAVVVHHGDMHSGHFVTYQRSPPSAKSPLSTSNQWLWVSDDTVRKASLQEVLSSSAYLLFYKRVLSRMQQQGQEYRSEE